CAGCACCCGGAGCCATTGAAGCTAGTCGAGATGCCCGAACCTTTACCTGGAACCGGAGAGATTCTCCTGCGCGTGACGGTCTGCGGAGTGTGTCATACTGAACTGGATGAGATTGAGGGCCGAACCCCGCCGCCGAGGCTGCCGGTAATCCCAGGACATCAGGTGATCGGCCGAATAGAGAAGTGTGGTCCCGGTGCGAACCGATTCAGCATTGGCGATCGAGTCGGTGTCGGGTGGATATTCTCGGCTTGCGGGCGGTGCGAACACTGCCGGCGTGGAGAAGAGAACCTGTGCCCTGAGTTTGCTGCCACCGGACGCGACGCGAATGGTGGATACGCCGAGTTCATGGTCGTGCCCGAAGCATTCGCCCACACGATTCCCGACATCTTCTCTGACATCGAGGCGGCACCACTTCTGTGTGCCGGGGCAATCGGTTATCGTTCGCTCCGACTTGCCGGCCCTTTCAATACCCTGGGACTGACCGGATTCGGTGCTTCCGGACACCTGGTACTCAAGATGGCAATGCATCAGAACCCGAGGGCGCAGGTATATGTATTTGCCCGCAGCAAGTCAGAGCAGACATTTGCCCTTGAACTCGGCGCAACATGGGCTGGAGATACTGAAGACAACCCAGGCATCGGCCTTGACGCTATCATTGATACGACGCCGGTCTGGAAGCCCATGGTTTCAGCGCTGGCCGTACTCAGACCCGGCGGTCGGCTTGTGGTCAACGCCATCCGAAAAGAAGAGTCGGACAAAGCCGAGCTATTGAAACTGGACTATCCGAAGCACCTCTGGATGGAAAAGGAGGTTAGAAGCGTAGCCAACGTCACGCGCCAGGATATCGCTGAATTTCTTTCACTTGCAGCCAAGGCCCCCATCCGGCCTGAGGTCAAGGAGTATCGGCTTGAAGACGCTAACCAGGCTCTCGCAGACCTCAAGGCCCGCCGCATTCGTGGGGCCAAAGTGCTCATCGTCGGCTGACACTGCGCGGCGGACAGCGATAGGGAATTGGCGTGATTGGATTGTGGCAATAGAACCGTCGCTTACGTTACTCTGCCAGCAATGACTTATTGCACACACGAAGCTCGGCAGCCTTAGCAACTCAACTCCTTGGTATCACGACTTAGTTTCTTGACAATAGAAAGACCAGTTCTATGATTGGCCGTGCACGAGTGGATGATGATGCTCGCGCTGAACTTGGCTCGACGCGGCCAGGGTTTTACATCTCCCAATCCAATGGTGGGTGCAGTGTTAGCCAGAGGGAACAAAGTGTTTGGTGTCGGCTATCACCGAGTCTTCGGCGGGCCACACGCGGAAATCGAAGCGCTGAAACAAGCTGGCCGTAGTGCCCGTGGAGCAGACCTGTACGTTACGATGGAACCGTGCTGCTTCTGTGGCAAGACCGGAGCCTGTACTGACGCACTGATTCGAGCAGGGGTCAAACGGGTTTTTGCGGCGACACTGGACCCTCACCCAAAGGTTCGGGGCCGCGGGATAAGATGCCTGCGCCGAGCCGGAATCCGGACACATGTCGGAATGCTCTCTGACGACGCACGTAAGCTGAATGAGGCGTACTTCTGCTTCCACAATCAGCATCGGCCTTTTGTTGTGCTCAAACTGGGTCTGAGCCTTGACGGTATGGTTGCCACGCGCCGCGGAGAGTCGAAATGGATAACCGGCCTCAAGGCCCGACAACACAACCAGAAGTTACGGCAAGTGTCAGATGCCGTGCTCGTGGGTGTGAATACGGTACTGCTCGACAACCCAAGGCTCGATTGTCAGCTCAGGCGAAGAAAACCTATCTTGAAGGTCGTGCTTGATACCGAGCTGCACGTTCCTGCCGGCAGCAGATTCATAAGAACCAATGGGCAGGCCTTGATACTGACCGGGTCGCAGAGTGCACGACGTAGGAAAGCACTTGAACGTGTCGGTGTCGAGGTAGCCACGGTGCGTCGGACGGAAGACGGTTTCCTTATGTGGGATGACGTTCTAAATGAGCTGTATCGTCGTGACGTGATGTCAGTGCTGATTGAGGGTGGAGCGACCGTGGCAGCTTCAGCCCTGGACGCCAACATTGTGGATAAGGTGTATGCATTTCACGCACCAAAGATACTGGGGGCGGGGCGTAGCCTCGGCATGAAAATGAGACCCCGAAGTCTGAAGCAGGTATTGACCCTGAAGCCGGTGTGGCACGAGTGTTACGGTGAGGACGTGCTGACCGTGGGATACCTGAAGAAACCAGGATAACGAGCCTGCAATGACCAGCCCGAAGGGAACGTGCAGAGAACAAAAGAAAGCAATGGAAAGGTGCCAAGATAGCGACCAAACCGTACTTGCCCCTTCAACTTGTTCCTGCAGCATTCTTTGTCCCTGCCACTTTGTGCTTGAGAACGGCATGGAGGGTAGTTGTTCACTGGGCTGATCGAGGAAATCGGCCGGCTGGCAAACACGGCGGACACGAGAGGGAATCTGGTACTGACGATTGAGGCCGGCTTTGCTCCTCAGCTCAGGCCCGGCGACAGCGTCGCCGTGGACGGCTGCTGCTTGACGGTCATCAAAGCAAACAGCTACCGGTTCCAGGTCGAGGCGGTTGCGGCAACCTTGAAGCAGACCACTCTGAGTGAGCTTCATATCGGCTCCAGGGTAAACCTCGAACGTGCGCTTGTGCTCGGCGACCGACTGGGCGGCCACTTTGTGCAGGGCCACGTAGATGAGCTAGCGGTGCTGACTAATGTCGAGCGTGTAACCGGATCCTGGGGCATGGCTTTCAGAGTGAAGGCAGAGAACCGCAGATTCCTTGTCGAACACGGCTCAGTGTGTGTGAATGGCGTGAGCCTTACCATCGCCGGGCTGAAACCTGAAGGTTTCCGCGTCAATGTCATTCCCCATACCTGGAACAACACGAATCTGAAGGAACTTCGCGTCGGCAATAAGGTGAATCTAGAGTATGACCTGCTAGTGAAAGCAGTTTGGCGGACACTTGGTACAAGAATGGGAACTTAGGAATCGAACAGCGGAAGTCATGGTCAGAAGCAAACTTTGGCTTACCAATGTTTGACCTAGTCGTGAGATATTCCTAGAATCCCGAACATGAATCTCAAGTTCGTTCGCGAACACCCCGAGGAGGTCCGACGCATCCTGGAATTGCGGCGATGCAGTGTTGACCTTGACCGCATACTCAGCCTTGACACGGAACGCAAGAAGCTTGCGCAGGAACGGGACAAGACCAAATTTGAACAGCGGCAGGTGTCGGAGGAAATCTCTCGCGCAAGACGAATAAGACAGACATGCGATGACCTTGTCGACAAAGCCAAGGTTTTTTCTGACAAAGTAAAACAGCTTGAGGCCACCCTCGCCGTGCTTGAGAACGAACTAGAGACGCTGGCTAAGACTCTGCCCAATAGGACCCACGAATCGGTCACAG
This genomic interval from candidate division WOR-3 bacterium contains the following:
- a CDS encoding riboflavin synthase; translated protein: MFTGLIEEIGRLANTADTRGNLVLTIEAGFAPQLRPGDSVAVDGCCLTVIKANSYRFQVEAVAATLKQTTLSELHIGSRVNLERALVLGDRLGGHFVQGHVDELAVLTNVERVTGSWGMAFRVKAENRRFLVEHGSVCVNGVSLTIAGLKPEGFRVNVIPHTWNNTNLKELRVGNKVNLEYDLLVKAVWRTLGTRMGT
- a CDS encoding zinc-dependent alcohol dehydrogenase family protein, which produces MKAMILHQFASLEQHPEPLKLVEMPEPLPGTGEILLRVTVCGVCHTELDEIEGRTPPPRLPVIPGHQVIGRIEKCGPGANRFSIGDRVGVGWIFSACGRCEHCRRGEENLCPEFAATGRDANGGYAEFMVVPEAFAHTIPDIFSDIEAAPLLCAGAIGYRSLRLAGPFNTLGLTGFGASGHLVLKMAMHQNPRAQVYVFARSKSEQTFALELGATWAGDTEDNPGIGLDAIIDTTPVWKPMVSALAVLRPGGRLVVNAIRKEESDKAELLKLDYPKHLWMEKEVRSVANVTRQDIAEFLSLAAKAPIRPEVKEYRLEDANQALADLKARRIRGAKVLIVG
- the ribD gene encoding bifunctional diaminohydroxyphosphoribosylaminopyrimidine deaminase/5-amino-6-(5-phosphoribosylamino)uracil reductase RibD; amino-acid sequence: MHEWMMMLALNLARRGQGFTSPNPMVGAVLARGNKVFGVGYHRVFGGPHAEIEALKQAGRSARGADLYVTMEPCCFCGKTGACTDALIRAGVKRVFAATLDPHPKVRGRGIRCLRRAGIRTHVGMLSDDARKLNEAYFCFHNQHRPFVVLKLGLSLDGMVATRRGESKWITGLKARQHNQKLRQVSDAVLVGVNTVLLDNPRLDCQLRRRKPILKVVLDTELHVPAGSRFIRTNGQALILTGSQSARRRKALERVGVEVATVRRTEDGFLMWDDVLNELYRRDVMSVLIEGGATVAASALDANIVDKVYAFHAPKILGAGRSLGMKMRPRSLKQVLTLKPVWHECYGEDVLTVGYLKKPG